The Streptomonospora litoralis genome window below encodes:
- a CDS encoding TlyA family RNA methyltransferase, which produces MVRRSRLDAELVRRGHARSRGHAGELIEGGHVLVGGVPAGKAATQVGLDQAIVVKEPEDEPGYVSRGAHKLVGALDAFGIEAAGRRCLDAGASTGGFTEVLLRRGADSVVAVDVGYGQLAWSLRSDERVTVLERCNVRELVPEQVGTPQPDLVVGDLSFISLTLVLPPLVRCAEPAADFAMMVKPQFEVGRERVGSGGVVRDPGLRAEAVRTVAASARALGLGTAGVAASPLPGPSGNVEYFLWLRADAPPLAEERLHSAVAEGPQ; this is translated from the coding sequence ATGGTCAGGCGCAGTCGACTGGACGCCGAACTCGTCCGCCGCGGCCACGCGCGCTCGCGCGGCCACGCGGGCGAGCTGATCGAGGGCGGGCATGTGCTCGTCGGCGGCGTGCCGGCGGGCAAGGCGGCGACCCAGGTCGGATTGGACCAGGCGATCGTGGTGAAGGAGCCGGAGGACGAGCCCGGCTATGTCTCGCGCGGCGCGCACAAGCTGGTGGGCGCGCTGGACGCGTTCGGAATCGAGGCCGCGGGGCGGCGATGCCTGGATGCCGGAGCATCCACCGGCGGATTCACCGAGGTGCTGCTGCGGCGTGGAGCCGACTCGGTGGTGGCGGTCGACGTGGGGTACGGCCAGCTGGCGTGGTCGCTGCGCAGCGACGAGCGGGTGACCGTGCTGGAGCGGTGCAACGTGCGCGAACTGGTGCCCGAGCAGGTTGGCACGCCGCAGCCCGACCTGGTGGTGGGCGACCTGTCGTTCATCTCGCTGACTCTGGTGCTGCCGCCCCTGGTGCGCTGCGCCGAGCCGGCCGCCGACTTCGCGATGATGGTCAAGCCCCAGTTCGAGGTGGGCCGAGAGCGGGTGGGCTCGGGCGGGGTGGTGCGCGATCCCGGCCTGCGCGCCGAAGCGGTGCGCACCGTGGCCGCGAGCGCCCGCGCGCTGGGCCTGGGCACCGCCGGTGTTGCGGCCAGCCCGCTGCCCGGCCCCTCCGGCAACGTGGAGTACTTCCTCTGGCTGCGTGCGGACGCGCCGCCGCTGGCCGAGGAGCGCCTGCACAGCGCCGTAGCCGAGGGCCCGCAGTAA